The Thermincola ferriacetica genome segment GGATTTTTAATGACGATCCTGCTTACTAATTATTTCAATTACAACAAACGTTCCGAATTGATTGTCAAAGGTGCGGATATAGCCGAGCTTATCAGGCCTATTTTATTGGAAAATAAAGACCCAACTGATCTGGTCGCCTGGTTGAACAGAGCAGACCGCAATCTTGGGACAGAAGTGTGGGTCATCCGTCCCAACGGCACGGTAATTACAGCCTCGGCTCATCAGTGGCGCCATGAAGGCGACCGGATAAACGAAGAAGAAATCAGGGAACTCCAGAAGGGCAACGTTGCCATTAGAGAAGGGCAGTCACAATTTTATTCAGAACCCGTGATCTGGGTAACGACACCGATAAAAAACGGCAATGAAGTAATTGGCGGAGTAATTCTTTATTCCCCTGTAATAGGCATCACCGAAACGCTGAAAAAAACCTGGCTTTTGTTTATCTACGCTGCCTTTGCAACTTTGCTGTTTTCGGTGCTGGTGGGCTATTTCTTCTCCAAAAGCGTTTTTGCACCACTGGAAGAAATGGATTGGATCGCCCGTAAAATTGCGAATGGAGATTTCAGCGAACGCCTGGAAATAGTTTCCGCAGACGAAATCGGGACCCTGGGCAGGTCAATTAACTATATGGCCGATAAACTGGAAAAGCTTGAAAAAACCAGACGCGAATTTTTGGCCAATGTTTCTCATGACCTCCGTACTCCCTTGACTTCCATTCTGGGATTCGTTGAGGCCCTGCAGGACAATAAGGATAAGAATCCTGAAACAAGGGCCCGCTTTTTAGATATCCTTCATTCCGAAACCTCCCGGTTAATAAGATTAGTCAACGACCTGCTGGATTTTACAAAAATTGAAGAAGGGGTCCTGGAATTGAATAAGCAACCCGTAGATATTGCTGAACTGGCCGGCAAAACGCTGGCTAAATATCAGCCCATACTGAAAGAGAAGGGAATCAGGACTTCTTTTGAATCAAGCGGAAATGCAATAGCCCTTGTGGACAGCGACAGGCTGGAACAGGTATTGACAAACCTCATGGATAATGCCGTGCGGTATGCCAGGAATCGAATTGTATTAAA includes the following:
- a CDS encoding sensor histidine kinase, with the translated sequence MIGDKLFKKMIGTYVVIILASFTVLGFLMTILLTNYFNYNKRSELIVKGADIAELIRPILLENKDPTDLVAWLNRADRNLGTEVWVIRPNGTVITASAHQWRHEGDRINEEEIRELQKGNVAIREGQSQFYSEPVIWVTTPIKNGNEVIGGVILYSPVIGITETLKKTWLLFIYAAFATLLFSVLVGYFFSKSVFAPLEEMDWIARKIANGDFSERLEIVSADEIGTLGRSINYMADKLEKLEKTRREFLANVSHDLRTPLTSILGFVEALQDNKDKNPETRARFLDILHSETSRLIRLVNDLLDFTKIEEGVLELNKQPVDIAELAGKTLAKYQPILKEKGIRTSFESSGNAIALVDSDRLEQVLTNLMDNAVRYARNRIVLKVSQETQEIGITLSDDGPGIPGEDLPYIWDRFYKVDKSRAKGAGGTGLGLAIVKRLVDAHNGSIDIESQPGKGTTFIIKLPAGGKNLSGT